Proteins co-encoded in one Methanomicrobia archaeon genomic window:
- the albA gene encoding DNA-binding protein Alba, translating to MSYVLAVVTQFNNGFDEVLIKARGRAISRAVDTAEVVKNKFMPGVEVKDIKIGTEVITGEGGDKANVSSLEITMVAKAK from the coding sequence ATGAGTTATGTCCTGGCGGTAGTGACGCAGTTTAATAACGGCTTTGATGAGGTTTTGATAAAGGCAAGAGGTAGAGCAATCTCACGGGCCGTGGACACCGCAGAGGTGGTGAAGAATAAGTTCATGCCTGGAGTGGAAGTGAAGGACATAAAAATAGGAACCGAGGTAATAACTGGAGAAGGTGGAGATAAGGCGAACGTATCGTCGCTGGAAATCACAATGGTTGCAAAAGCCAAGTAG
- the pyrB gene encoding aspartate carbamoyltransferase, which produces MFARRHIISTRDFTKEEIDYILDRAEELEIYAQGSAKSSGKKSDLLTGNILANLFYEPSTRTRLSFEVAMKRLGGEVINVSSPETSSVAKGENLVDTIRVVSKYSDIIALRHPKEGASRMAASFSSVPIINAGDGAGQHPTQTLLDLYTIKKERLLDRLKIALIGDLKYGRTVHSLAYALSLYGAKLFFVSPEALRMPEEIKMDLKEAGADIFESTNIKEVIGDVNVLYLTRIQRERFPDPAEYNKVAGTYRITTELIKENREVVLMHPLPKIDEVDAEVDQTENARYFTQAFYGVPVRMAVLSILLDRSN; this is translated from the coding sequence ATGTTCGCGAGAAGGCATATCATTTCGACACGTGATTTCACGAAGGAAGAGATAGATTACATATTGGACAGAGCGGAGGAGTTAGAGATCTACGCACAGGGGTCTGCGAAGAGTTCGGGGAAGAAGAGCGATTTATTAACGGGGAACATACTCGCCAATCTCTTCTACGAGCCCAGCACACGGACACGACTCTCGTTTGAAGTGGCAATGAAGCGGTTGGGCGGAGAGGTCATAAACGTCTCATCGCCGGAGACGAGTTCCGTAGCAAAAGGCGAAAATTTGGTGGATACCATCCGGGTGGTCTCTAAATACAGTGATATCATCGCGCTTCGGCACCCTAAGGAAGGCGCATCTCGAATGGCTGCTTCGTTCTCTTCCGTTCCGATAATTAACGCAGGCGACGGCGCGGGGCAGCATCCCACGCAGACTTTGCTCGATTTGTACACTATTAAGAAGGAGCGACTGCTTGATCGGCTCAAGATCGCGTTGATCGGTGACTTGAAATACGGACGGACGGTCCATTCGCTGGCGTACGCCCTGTCTTTATACGGTGCGAAGCTCTTCTTTGTTTCGCCTGAAGCGTTACGGATGCCGGAAGAGATAAAGATGGACTTGAAAGAGGCAGGCGCGGATATTTTCGAATCAACGAATATAAAAGAGGTTATAGGGGACGTTAACGTGCTCTATCTAACAAGAATTCAGCGTGAGCGGTTCCCGGACCCTGCAGAATATAACAAAGTTGCCGGAACGTATCGCATAACGACCGAGCTGATAAAAGAGAACAGGGAGGTGGTACTTATGCATCCGCTCCCTAAGATCGACGAGGTAGACGCGGAAGTGGATCAGACCGAGAACGCGCGATATTTCACTCAGGCGTTCTACGGTGTTCCCGTGCGAATGGCGGTTCTTTCTATATTACTGGATCGTTCAAACTAA
- a CDS encoding serine hydroxymethyltransferase: MQAEIKSVIDAVKDHHELYTNALPLIASENVTSNPVRMLLASDLSHRYAEGDVGKRFYQGCKYIDVIEEKAIRYAKELFDAEHVNVKPISGVTANIAALFALTSPRDRMMALSVPNGGHISHSKYSIPAMRDLELYNFPFDTNEMNIDTDKMLKAIRQNKPSLLLFGASLFLFPHPIAEAREAADDVGAKIVYDASHVLGLIAGKQFQDPLREGADVIASSTHKTFPGPQGAIILCKANIKNEIDQAVFPGTVSNHHLHHVAGLAVSLVEMLEFGEAYAAQTVANAKTLAQSLYEAGFDVLCEHKGFTESHQIAIDVSNYGGGAEVAEKLELANIIINKNMLPSDRDPDTPTGIRLGVQELTRIGMKQSEMKEIAALIERVVRGKADLDAIKAEVQELRNDFQDAVYCFDGKDVYKFPELKA, translated from the coding sequence ATGCAAGCGGAGATAAAAAGCGTTATAGACGCGGTAAAGGATCATCATGAACTGTATACAAACGCATTGCCGCTGATCGCGAGTGAGAACGTTACGAGTAATCCGGTACGGATGCTGCTCGCGTCCGATTTGTCGCACCGATACGCAGAAGGTGATGTGGGAAAACGGTTTTATCAGGGCTGCAAATACATAGACGTGATAGAGGAGAAAGCGATACGCTATGCCAAGGAACTGTTTGATGCCGAACATGTAAATGTAAAGCCGATTTCAGGCGTAACGGCGAATATTGCGGCGCTTTTCGCGCTTACTTCGCCACGGGATAGGATGATGGCATTGTCCGTACCTAATGGGGGCCATATAAGCCATTCGAAATATTCCATTCCCGCGATGCGGGACTTGGAGCTGTATAATTTTCCCTTTGACACAAACGAAATGAACATTGATACGGATAAGATGCTAAAGGCGATACGGCAGAACAAGCCCTCGCTCTTGCTTTTTGGCGCCAGTCTCTTCCTCTTCCCACATCCGATTGCGGAGGCACGAGAAGCCGCAGACGACGTGGGTGCAAAGATCGTGTACGATGCTTCTCATGTGTTAGGACTCATAGCGGGCAAGCAATTCCAAGATCCATTACGGGAGGGAGCAGACGTGATCGCGAGCAGCACACATAAAACTTTCCCGGGACCTCAGGGTGCGATAATCCTGTGTAAGGCGAACATAAAGAATGAAATAGATCAGGCGGTATTCCCCGGAACGGTGAGCAATCATCACCTCCATCACGTTGCGGGATTGGCCGTGTCGCTGGTCGAGATGCTGGAGTTCGGCGAAGCATACGCAGCCCAGACAGTGGCAAATGCAAAGACGTTGGCTCAGAGTTTATATGAGGCGGGTTTTGATGTCCTCTGCGAGCATAAGGGGTTTACTGAGTCACATCAAATTGCGATTGATGTTAGTAACTATGGTGGCGGGGCGGAGGTGGCCGAAAAATTAGAGCTCGCGAATATCATTATCAATAAGAACATGCTGCCGTCCGATAGGGACCCTGATACGCCCACCGGGATCAGATTGGGCGTGCAGGAGCTGACGAGGATAGGAATGAAGCAATCGGAGATGAAGGAGATCGCAGCCCTTATAGAGCGTGTTGTACGCGGTAAAGCAGACTTAGACGCGATAAAGGCTGAGGTGCAAGAGTTGAGGAACGACTTTCAGGATGCCGTGTATTGCTTTGATGGCAAGGATGTATACAAATTTCCGGAGTTAAAAGCGTGA